The following proteins are encoded in a genomic region of Deltaproteobacteria bacterium:
- a CDS encoding EcsC family protein: protein MTRLSGSDQRDLRHAKRLLEQTSLAIRISNVVGLPIERGIDLLPKRASALVTTATRRALETALRFALLTLADEPGTRSADLWHKALLTATGAGGGLFGMPALAIELPVSTTLMLRSIADVARSEGERLCLPETRLACLQVFALGGRTKADDAVESAYFAIRGALAQALAEAAQFVAERGIAQEGAPALVRFIVQIASRYGVVVSEKTAAQALPILGAAGGAVVNALFMGHFQDVARGHFIVRRLERTHDPETVRRAYADLP, encoded by the coding sequence ATGACGCGCCTCTCCGGGTCGGACCAGCGCGACCTCCGGCACGCGAAACGGCTTCTCGAGCAGACGAGCCTCGCGATCCGCATCAGCAACGTGGTCGGCCTGCCGATCGAGCGCGGCATCGATCTCCTGCCGAAGCGCGCCTCGGCGCTCGTCACGACGGCGACGCGGCGCGCGCTCGAGACCGCGCTCCGGTTCGCCCTCCTGACGCTCGCCGACGAGCCGGGCACGCGCTCGGCCGACCTGTGGCACAAGGCGCTGCTCACCGCGACGGGCGCGGGCGGCGGGCTCTTCGGGATGCCGGCCCTCGCGATCGAGCTTCCGGTCTCGACCACGCTCATGCTGCGCTCGATCGCCGACGTCGCCCGCAGCGAGGGCGAGCGGCTCTGCCTCCCCGAGACGCGGCTCGCCTGTCTGCAGGTCTTCGCGCTCGGCGGCCGGACGAAGGCGGACGACGCCGTCGAGTCGGCGTACTTCGCGATCCGCGGCGCGCTCGCGCAGGCGCTCGCCGAGGCGGCGCAGTTCGTGGCGGAGCGGGGGATCGCCCAGGAGGGCGCTCCGGCCCTCGTGCGCTTCATCGTGCAGATCGCGTCGCGCTACGGCGTCGTCGTCTCCGAGAAGACCGCGGCGCAGGCGCTGCCGATCCTCGGCGCGGCCGGCGGCGCCGTCGTGAACGCGCTCTTCATGGGCCACTTCCAGGATGTCGCGCGCGGCCACTTCATCGTGCGGCGCCTCGAGCGCACACACGATCCCGAGACGGTGCGCCGCGCCTACGCGGACCTGCCGTAG
- a CDS encoding acetyl-CoA hydrolase/transferase family protein: MPVPDWRRRAVDADTAVAVARSATNVFVQGAAATPTPLIEALARRADVEAIRLYHLHLLGPVPFVEPALVGRFRCVSLFTGANMRAAVNEGRADHVPIFLSEVPSLFADGQVPLDVAFVQLSPPDRHGFCSLGTSIDTARAAVDHARLVVAEINDRMPRTHGNTLVPFARIDRFVHTDRPLYETPPEAETPVVARIAEQVAALVHDGATLQMGIGAIPDAVLSRLGDRRELGIHTEMFSDRLVDLVATGAVTNRQKKAFHGRIVTSFVAGTRRTFDFVDDNPLVEFHPCDRTNDPIVIQQNPGVTAINSALEIDLSGQVCADSIGHRIFSGIGGQLDFMRGAARSPGGVPLIALPSTARGGALSRIVATLTPGAGVVTSRGHVHWVVTEHGAVNLHGIPLRERAERLIGIAHPDHRTELRKAAVGAKIC, translated from the coding sequence ATGCCCGTTCCCGACTGGAGACGCCGCGCCGTCGACGCCGACACGGCGGTCGCGGTCGCGCGGAGCGCCACCAACGTTTTCGTCCAGGGTGCCGCCGCGACGCCGACCCCGCTCATCGAGGCGCTGGCGCGACGGGCCGACGTCGAGGCGATCCGCCTCTACCATCTCCACCTGCTGGGACCGGTGCCTTTCGTGGAGCCCGCGCTCGTCGGCCGCTTCCGCTGCGTGTCCCTCTTCACCGGCGCGAACATGCGGGCGGCGGTGAACGAAGGCCGCGCCGACCACGTCCCGATCTTCCTCTCCGAAGTACCCTCGCTCTTCGCCGACGGACAGGTGCCGCTCGACGTCGCCTTCGTGCAGCTCTCGCCGCCGGACCGCCACGGCTTCTGCTCCCTCGGCACCTCGATCGACACGGCACGAGCCGCCGTCGACCACGCGCGGCTGGTCGTCGCCGAGATCAACGACCGCATGCCGCGCACGCACGGCAACACGCTGGTGCCCTTCGCGCGGATCGACCGTTTCGTGCACACGGACCGGCCGCTCTACGAGACGCCGCCCGAGGCGGAGACGCCGGTCGTCGCCCGCATCGCCGAGCAGGTCGCCGCCCTCGTGCACGACGGCGCGACGCTGCAGATGGGCATCGGCGCGATCCCCGACGCGGTGCTCTCCCGGCTCGGCGATCGCCGCGAGCTCGGCATCCACACCGAGATGTTCTCGGACCGCCTCGTCGACCTCGTCGCGACCGGCGCCGTCACCAACCGCCAGAAGAAGGCCTTCCACGGCCGCATCGTCACGAGCTTCGTCGCCGGGACGCGCCGCACCTTCGACTTCGTCGACGACAACCCGCTCGTCGAGTTCCATCCCTGCGACCGCACGAACGATCCGATCGTGATCCAGCAGAATCCCGGCGTGACCGCGATCAACTCGGCGCTCGAGATCGACCTCTCGGGCCAGGTGTGCGCCGACTCGATCGGCCATCGCATCTTCTCCGGCATCGGCGGCCAGCTCGACTTCATGCGCGGCGCGGCACGCTCGCCGGGCGGCGTCCCCCTCATCGCGCTCCCCTCGACCGCGAGGGGCGGCGCCCTCTCGCGCATCGTGGCGACGCTCACGCCGGGCGCCGGCGTCGTCACCTCGCGCGGGCACGTCCACTGGGTCGTCACCGAGCACGGCGCGGTGAATCTGCACGGCATCCCGCTCCGCGAGCGCGCCGAGCGCCTGATCGGCATCGCGCACCCCGACCATCGGACCGAGCTCCGCAAGGCCGCCGTCGGCGCGAAGATCTGCTGA
- a CDS encoding cytochrome c3 family protein, with product MPQVFHRSTNTIARVSIFGALIVVAAAGYGLALVNRSSYVTGAGLALEQPVPFSHRHHAGELGIDCRYCHTSVEIGAKAGIPPTQTCMNCHKEIWADSPMLEPVRASLRTDVSIPWVKVHDLPDFVYFNHSIHVAKGVGCETCHGRIDRMNLTWQQNSLQMDWCLECHRNPERYVRPKEEVFTMGWQPPGGDQLALGRELLKANDVHPQTDCDTCHR from the coding sequence GTGCCTCAGGTCTTTCACCGCAGCACGAACACGATCGCGCGGGTCAGCATCTTCGGGGCGCTCATCGTGGTCGCGGCGGCCGGCTACGGATTGGCTCTCGTGAACCGCTCGTCGTACGTGACGGGTGCCGGTCTCGCGCTCGAACAGCCCGTGCCATTCAGCCACCGGCATCACGCCGGCGAGCTCGGGATCGACTGCCGGTACTGCCACACGTCGGTCGAGATCGGCGCGAAGGCCGGAATCCCGCCGACCCAGACGTGCATGAACTGCCACAAGGAGATCTGGGCCGACAGCCCGATGCTCGAGCCGGTGCGCGCGAGCTTGCGCACCGACGTCTCGATCCCATGGGTGAAGGTCCACGACCTGCCGGATTTCGTCTACTTCAACCACTCCATCCACGTCGCCAAAGGCGTCGGTTGCGAGACCTGCCACGGACGCATCGACCGCATGAACCTGACGTGGCAGCAGAACTCGCTGCAGATGGACTGGTGTCTCGAGTGTCACCGCAACCCCGAGCGCTACGTGCGTCCCAAGGAGGAGGTCTTCACGATGGGATGGCAGCCCCCGGGCGGCGATCAGCTCGCGCTCGGCCGTGAGCTCCTGAAGGCGAACGACGTGCACCCGCAGACCGACTGCGACACGTGCCACCGATGA
- a CDS encoding TAT-variant-translocated molybdopterin oxidoreductase codes for MSDPTHPRTDEPVLELAAVREELAAARGKHYWRSLEALARRPGFDAMMRRELPRQAASMLETVDRRQFLQLMGASLALAGVSACTRQPKELIMPYVKAPEDIVPGRPLFFATAMPLGGVGTGLLIESHMGRPTKVEGNPDHPSSRGATDALMQASILGLYDPDRSQAVTSAGEIRTWDSFVAALDKALEGERARGGAGVRILTETVSSPTLAAQMRALLAALPQARWHQWDPLASDGARVGAKTAFGVDADVQYRFADADVVLALDADVLASGRDHVRHLRDFATRRKPGAGMSRLYAVESTPTPTGARADHRLAVPAGEVEEIAWALAAELRAVPRAPQGSASAHAAWVRAVAKDLDAHRGRAIVVAGDHQPAVVHALAHALNAALGNGGKTVVLTDPVVAEPVATLASLRELVADMAAGKVTVLLMLGANPVATAPADLQFAARLEKVRFRVHLGLYEDETAVLSHWHVPEAHYLESWGDVRSADGTATIVQPLIAPLYGGKTAHEVVAAANGKPQSAFDLVRAEWKPKAGADFERWWRTTLHDGMVPGTALPPKDLAVRTDWVDAAIAERGKAEAKGVELVFRLDAGVLDGRFANNGWLQEVPKPLTKLTWDNAALVSPATAKRLGVVSGDVVQVALGERNLEAPAWVVPGQPDESITMSLGYGRRRAGRVGDGVGFDANLVRTSAAAWIARGADVRRTGAQYLLASTQEHHSMEGRHLIREAALEEYTHAPDFAKHVEHQPGDDMTLYPLYPYEGHAWGMTIDLATCVGCNACVLACNAENNIAIVGKDQVSRGREMHWIRVDRYFEGEAESPTIHHQPVPCMQCEQAPCEVVCPVNATVHSSEGLNDMVYNRCVGTKYCSNNCPYKVRRFNFYKYQDWTTESLKLARNPDVTVRSYGIMEKCTYCVQRISQARIAARREDRPVRDGEVVTACAQACPADAIVFGDINDAGSRVAKTKADARNYALLGELNTRPRTTYLASVRNPNPALEKA; via the coding sequence ATGAGCGACCCGACCCATCCGCGTACGGACGAGCCGGTCTTGGAGCTCGCCGCCGTCCGCGAGGAGCTCGCGGCCGCGCGCGGCAAGCACTACTGGCGGAGCCTGGAAGCCCTCGCGCGGCGGCCCGGCTTCGACGCCATGATGCGGCGCGAGCTGCCGCGCCAGGCGGCGAGCATGCTCGAGACCGTCGATCGCCGCCAGTTCCTGCAATTGATGGGGGCGTCGCTCGCGCTTGCCGGGGTGTCGGCGTGCACGCGGCAGCCCAAAGAGCTCATCATGCCGTACGTGAAGGCGCCCGAGGACATCGTGCCCGGGCGGCCGCTCTTCTTCGCGACGGCGATGCCGCTCGGCGGCGTCGGGACCGGTCTCCTGATCGAGAGCCACATGGGCCGTCCGACGAAGGTCGAGGGCAACCCCGACCATCCGTCGAGCCGCGGGGCCACCGACGCGCTGATGCAGGCGTCGATCCTCGGTCTCTACGATCCGGACCGCTCGCAGGCGGTCACGAGCGCGGGCGAGATTCGGACGTGGGACTCCTTCGTCGCCGCGCTCGACAAGGCGCTCGAGGGCGAGCGCGCCAGGGGGGGCGCCGGGGTCCGCATCCTCACCGAGACGGTCTCGTCGCCGACGCTCGCGGCGCAGATGCGCGCGCTGCTCGCCGCGCTGCCGCAGGCGCGCTGGCACCAATGGGATCCGCTCGCGAGCGACGGGGCGCGTGTCGGCGCGAAGACCGCGTTCGGCGTGGACGCCGATGTGCAGTATCGCTTCGCCGACGCCGACGTGGTGCTCGCGCTCGACGCCGACGTGCTGGCGAGCGGCCGCGATCACGTCCGCCATCTGCGCGACTTCGCGACGCGGCGGAAGCCGGGCGCCGGGATGAGCCGGCTCTACGCGGTCGAGAGCACGCCGACGCCGACCGGCGCGCGCGCCGACCATCGTCTGGCGGTGCCCGCGGGCGAGGTCGAGGAGATCGCGTGGGCGCTCGCCGCCGAGCTCCGCGCCGTGCCGCGCGCGCCGCAAGGCTCGGCCTCCGCGCACGCCGCGTGGGTACGGGCGGTCGCGAAAGACCTCGACGCGCACCGGGGCCGTGCCATCGTCGTCGCCGGCGATCACCAGCCGGCGGTCGTGCACGCGCTCGCGCACGCGCTGAACGCCGCGCTCGGCAACGGCGGCAAGACGGTGGTCCTTACGGACCCGGTCGTCGCCGAGCCGGTCGCCACGCTGGCGTCGCTGCGGGAGCTCGTCGCCGACATGGCGGCCGGCAAGGTGACGGTGCTCCTGATGCTCGGCGCCAATCCGGTCGCGACGGCCCCGGCCGACCTGCAATTCGCGGCGCGCCTCGAGAAGGTGCGGTTCCGCGTGCACCTCGGCCTCTACGAGGACGAGACCGCGGTCCTCTCGCATTGGCACGTGCCGGAGGCGCACTACCTGGAGAGCTGGGGCGACGTGCGCTCGGCCGACGGCACCGCGACCATCGTGCAGCCGCTGATCGCACCGCTCTACGGCGGCAAGACGGCCCACGAGGTGGTGGCGGCCGCCAACGGCAAGCCGCAGTCGGCCTTCGACCTCGTCCGCGCCGAGTGGAAGCCGAAGGCGGGAGCCGACTTCGAGCGCTGGTGGCGGACGACGCTCCACGACGGCATGGTTCCCGGGACGGCGCTGCCGCCGAAGGATCTCGCCGTGCGCACCGATTGGGTGGACGCGGCCATCGCCGAGCGCGGGAAGGCCGAGGCGAAGGGTGTCGAGCTGGTGTTCCGCCTCGATGCCGGCGTGCTCGACGGCCGCTTCGCGAACAACGGCTGGCTGCAAGAGGTGCCAAAGCCGCTCACGAAGCTCACGTGGGACAACGCCGCGCTGGTGAGCCCGGCGACCGCGAAGCGGCTCGGGGTCGTGTCGGGCGACGTGGTCCAGGTCGCCCTCGGTGAGCGGAACCTCGAGGCGCCGGCCTGGGTCGTGCCCGGCCAACCCGACGAGTCGATCACGATGAGCCTCGGCTACGGCCGGCGGCGCGCGGGCCGGGTGGGCGACGGCGTCGGCTTCGACGCGAACCTCGTCCGCACGAGCGCCGCGGCGTGGATCGCGCGCGGCGCCGACGTGCGGCGGACGGGCGCGCAGTACCTCCTCGCCTCGACCCAAGAGCACCACAGCATGGAGGGGCGGCACCTCATACGCGAGGCGGCGCTCGAGGAGTACACGCACGCGCCGGACTTCGCGAAGCACGTCGAGCACCAGCCGGGCGACGACATGACCCTCTACCCGCTGTACCCCTACGAGGGGCACGCGTGGGGCATGACGATCGACCTCGCCACCTGCGTCGGATGCAACGCCTGCGTGCTGGCGTGCAACGCGGAGAACAACATCGCGATCGTCGGCAAGGACCAGGTCAGCCGGGGCCGCGAGATGCACTGGATCCGGGTCGATCGCTACTTCGAGGGCGAGGCCGAGAGCCCGACGATCCACCACCAGCCGGTCCCCTGCATGCAGTGCGAGCAGGCGCCCTGCGAGGTCGTGTGTCCGGTCAACGCGACGGTGCACAGCAGCGAGGGCCTCAACGACATGGTGTACAACCGCTGCGTCGGCACGAAGTACTGCTCGAACAACTGCCCGTACAAGGTCCGTCGCTTCAATTTCTACAAGTACCAGGACTGGACGACCGAGAGCCTGAAGCTGGCGCGCAACCCCGACGTGACCGTGCGCTCGTACGGCATCATGGAGAAGTGTACGTACTGCGTGCAGCGCATCAGCCAGGCGCGCATCGCCGCCCGCCGCGAGGACCGTCCGGTGCGCGACGGCGAGGTCGTGACCGCGTGCGCGCAGGCATGTCCGGCGGACGCAATCGTCTTCGGCGACATCAACGACGCCGGGAGCCGGGTGGCGAAGACGAAGGCCGACGCGCGTAACTACGCCCTCCTCGGAGAGCTCAACACGCGGCCGCGCACGACCTATCTCGCGTCCGTTCGCAATCCGAACCCCGCGCTGGAGAAGGCATGA
- the pdxH gene encoding pyridoxamine 5'-phosphate oxidase — translation MPPSPIARFRRWYAEAERTGVPLPEAIALATADARGRPSVRYVLLKHADARGFVFFTDGRSRKGRELAANPAAAFAWYWDALGRQVRVEGRVVVVEDAEADAYWATRPRESRLAAAASTQSAPLGSRTVLMRRWRVLGRRHPGEDVPRPPVWRGYRIVPRAIEFWTRGEFRLHHRERFERRRGGWQRRLLQP, via the coding sequence ATGCCCCCGTCGCCGATCGCACGTTTCCGTCGTTGGTACGCCGAGGCCGAGCGTACGGGCGTCCCGCTGCCGGAGGCGATCGCGCTCGCGACGGCCGACGCGCGTGGGCGTCCGTCGGTCCGCTACGTGCTTCTGAAGCACGCCGACGCGCGTGGATTCGTCTTCTTCACCGACGGCCGCAGTCGCAAAGGCCGCGAACTCGCGGCCAATCCGGCGGCGGCGTTCGCCTGGTACTGGGACGCGCTCGGACGCCAGGTGCGGGTGGAAGGGCGCGTCGTGGTCGTCGAGGACGCCGAGGCCGACGCCTACTGGGCGACGCGGCCGCGCGAGAGCCGGCTCGCCGCGGCGGCGTCGACGCAGAGCGCGCCGCTCGGGAGCCGCACCGTCCTCATGCGCCGCTGGCGCGTGCTCGGCCGCCGCCATCCCGGGGAGGACGTGCCGCGGCCCCCGGTCTGGCGCGGCTATCGCATCGTGCCGCGCGCGATCGAGTTCTGGACCCGGGGCGAGTTCCGGCTCCATCACCGCGAGCGCTTCGAGCGGCGGCGCGGCGGGTGGCAGCGGCGGCTCCTGCAGCCGTGA